In Fusobacterium hwasookii, a single window of DNA contains:
- a CDS encoding DUF6882 domain-containing protein gives MKKIGIIILLVFSFLLLTNCNKSKNAEVKNEKINFSKESYDLFEKFATDKKETIEKLKSLNKEEANNLYEEYQAQNNNTLYDIEDALAGFLDSIYNDTNGENFTDKDWSDANKILNKYDLELWDIGEGMVTIRELPHLYYDIFKAYVTDDYKEYLKIWAKDNEKLYQADAGLLVSFEEIGERIVTWESFLNQYPDTKLNIKVTALLNSYREDYLLGMDNTPTLDGGYDNIPVTVDEVAKKEYDRFMKKYPNSPTVELIKYLLENYQNNNIYDLIRKKILNEFELDLTKEALSKSLGRVLAIQDNFNENIYTGADWTVNLDDNTFSNAKEKYPIEFIGTAVLKENGETIWIWEDSSLVMEIQATAGNNAIPILTYNSFELPENMSENAFVSLACGILYDKIAFSGIDYTEKGGMYYFVVSKLPETVFSPVGIKKFADITELAIKNYNIDHKIFIENFLDWNKTKYEWQGNSIIADFGKEDKLEIQFEKIEDEYRIKEIIF, from the coding sequence ATGAAAAAAATTGGTATCATAATACTTTTAGTATTCAGTTTTTTATTATTAACTAATTGTAATAAAAGTAAAAATGCAGAAGTAAAAAATGAAAAAATAAATTTTTCTAAAGAAAGTTATGATTTATTTGAAAAATTTGCTACTGATAAAAAAGAGACAATAGAAAAATTAAAATCATTAAATAAAGAAGAAGCAAATAATCTATATGAGGAATATCAAGCCCAAAATAATAATACTTTATATGATATAGAAGACGCTTTAGCAGGTTTTTTAGATAGTATTTACAATGATACAAATGGTGAAAATTTTACAGATAAAGATTGGTCTGATGCCAATAAAATTTTAAATAAATATGATTTAGAGCTTTGGGATATAGGTGAAGGTATGGTAACTATTAGAGAACTACCTCATCTATATTACGATATATTTAAAGCTTATGTAACTGATGACTATAAAGAGTATTTAAAAATATGGGCAAAAGATAATGAAAAACTATATCAAGCTGATGCAGGCTTATTGGTTTCATTTGAAGAAATTGGAGAGAGAATAGTTACTTGGGAAAGCTTTTTAAATCAATATCCTGATACTAAATTAAATATAAAAGTAACTGCATTATTGAACTCATATAGAGAAGATTATCTTTTAGGTATGGATAATACTCCCACACTAGATGGTGGATATGATAATATTCCTGTTACTGTTGATGAAGTAGCTAAGAAAGAATATGATAGATTTATGAAAAAATATCCTAATAGTCCAACTGTTGAACTTATCAAATATCTTCTTGAAAATTATCAAAATAATAATATATACGATCTTATAAGAAAGAAAATTTTAAATGAATTTGAACTAGATTTAACTAAAGAAGCTTTATCTAAAAGCTTAGGAAGAGTTTTAGCTATTCAAGATAATTTCAATGAAAATATTTATACAGGTGCAGATTGGACAGTTAATTTAGATGACAATACTTTTTCAAATGCTAAAGAAAAATATCCTATAGAATTTATAGGAACAGCTGTTTTAAAAGAAAATGGAGAAACAATTTGGATCTGGGAAGATTCTTCACTTGTTATGGAAATTCAAGCTACTGCTGGAAATAATGCAATTCCAATATTGACTTACAATAGTTTTGAATTACCTGAAAATATGAGTGAAAATGCTTTTGTATCTCTTGCATGTGGAATTCTATATGATAAGATTGCTTTCTCTGGAATAGATTATACAGAAAAAGGTGGGATGTATTACTTTGTAGTATCTAAATTACCTGAAACAGTTTTTTCACCTGTTGGTATAAAGAAATTTGCTGATATAACAGAGCTAGCTATTAAAAATTACAATATAGATCATAAGATATTTATTGAAAATTTCTTAGATTGGAATAAAACTAAATATGAATGGCAAGGTAACTCAATTATTGCAGATTTTGGAAAAGAAGATAAACTAGAAATACAATTTGAGAAAATTGAAGATGAATATAGAATAAAAGAAATAATTTTTTAA
- a CDS encoding SemiSWEET family transporter has product MNKAKFNAIVGSIGAFIGIFVFISYIPQIIANLNGNKSQPLQPLFAAVSCLIWVIYGWTKEPKKDYILIAPNLAGVILGSITFLTAL; this is encoded by the coding sequence ATGAATAAAGCAAAATTTAATGCTATTGTTGGTTCAATAGGTGCATTTATAGGAATTTTTGTATTTATAAGTTATATTCCACAAATTATTGCTAATTTAAATGGCAATAAAAGTCAACCATTACAACCTCTTTTTGCAGCAGTTTCTTGCTTAATATGGGTTATTTATGGTTGGACAAAGGAGCCTAAAAAAGATTATATACTAATTGCACCAAATTTAGCAGGAGTGATATTAGGTAGTATAACTTTTCTTACTGCCCTTTAA
- a CDS encoding DUF6882 domain-containing protein: MNTWNEIFSANLGKIMAIQIACAEHVVKNRDWNVDFDRGIISFGNDEYPLQFLGSEATSSNTWLWAWENINEFDDKIISLAREIKAKGEKLNLEALTTAEIDISDELNGHTLSIVACGLADKNYCYYRGPHSGGAILVAIDGVDEKVFSSVSAKDFVDITIKCIQQFSLNHKIFVESFLEWNKTKYKMQGDTIIADFEKDGKLMIELEKIENSFRIKNISLNS; encoded by the coding sequence ATGAATACTTGGAATGAAATATTTTCAGCTAATTTAGGAAAAATAATGGCAATTCAAATTGCTTGTGCAGAACATGTAGTAAAAAATAGAGATTGGAATGTAGACTTTGATAGAGGAATTATATCTTTTGGTAATGATGAATATCCTTTACAATTTTTAGGTAGTGAAGCAACTTCATCTAATACTTGGCTTTGGGCTTGGGAAAATATAAATGAATTTGATGATAAAATAATTTCTTTGGCAAGAGAGATAAAGGCAAAAGGAGAAAAATTAAATTTGGAAGCTTTAACTACTGCTGAAATAGATATTAGTGATGAATTAAATGGACATACTTTATCAATAGTTGCCTGTGGTCTTGCTGATAAAAATTACTGCTACTATCGTGGTCCTCATTCAGGTGGTGCTATTTTGGTTGCCATTGATGGAGTGGATGAAAAAGTATTTTCTTCTGTAAGTGCAAAAGATTTTGTAGATATTACTATTAAATGTATACAACAATTTTCTTTAAATCATAAAATATTTGTTGAAAGCTTTTTAGAATGGAATAAAACTAAATATAAAATGCAAGGTGATACAATTATTGCTGATTTTGAAAAAGATGGAAAATTAATGATTGAGCTTGAAAAAATAGAAAATAGTTTTAGAATTAAGAATATTAGTTTAAACTCTTAA
- a CDS encoding Dabb family protein: MLNHIVMWKIKEEVEDKEKVKLDIKNGLEGLFGKIKELREIRVETFMETTSTHDIALFVKVDNEETLKNYATNPLHVDVIKNYIKPFVYDRVCIDFFE; this comes from the coding sequence ATGCTAAATCATATAGTTATGTGGAAAATAAAAGAAGAAGTTGAAGATAAAGAGAAGGTTAAACTAGATATAAAAAATGGTTTAGAAGGATTATTTGGCAAAATAAAAGAATTAAGAGAAATTAGAGTTGAAACATTTATGGAAACTACAAGTACTCATGATATTGCATTATTTGTTAAGGTTGATAATGAAGAAACATTAAAAAATTATGCAACAAATCCTTTACATGTTGATGTAATAAAAAACTATATTAAACCCTTTGTTTATGATAGAGTGTGCATAGATTTTTTTGAATAG
- a CDS encoding tyrosine-type recombinase/integrase, producing MEIKKIDEKELVISQRKKRNRDSKKTIFEIYKSEKTIKDYMFHLKDFLHFIYDGENDFSISEVIPLMQDIEKEDVEAYIVHLFEDRKLKKTSVNTILSALKSLYKELESNGLKNPVKYIKLFKVNRNIENVLKVSIDDIRKIIGLYKIDSEKKYRNITILYTLFYTGMRSKELLTLQFKHYLKRENEYFFKLVETKSGKDVYKPIHKLLVKKLEEYKKYFMSMYSLDIKDLDEKYIFSTSVLDNSPLSYRSLNAIIQDMGELIGKDISPHNIRHAIATELSLSGADILEIRDFLGHSDTKVTEVYINARSILEKKVLEKLPEINLDEE from the coding sequence ATGGAAATAAAAAAAATTGATGAAAAAGAATTGGTTATTAGCCAAAGAAAAAAAAGAAATAGAGATAGCAAAAAAACTATATTTGAAATCTATAAATCAGAAAAAACAATTAAAGATTATATGTTTCATTTAAAAGATTTTCTTCATTTTATTTATGATGGAGAAAATGATTTTTCTATTTCTGAAGTTATTCCATTGATGCAAGATATTGAAAAAGAAGATGTTGAGGCATATATTGTGCATTTGTTTGAAGATAGAAAGTTAAAAAAGACTTCTGTAAATACTATTTTATCTGCATTAAAATCATTATATAAAGAGCTTGAGAGCAATGGTTTAAAAAATCCAGTTAAATATATAAAACTTTTTAAAGTAAATAGAAATATTGAAAATGTATTAAAAGTTTCTATTGATGATATAAGAAAAATTATCGGACTTTATAAAATAGATAGTGAAAAAAAATATAGAAACATCACAATATTATATACTCTTTTTTATACAGGAATGAGAAGTAAAGAGCTTTTGACACTTCAATTTAAACATTATTTAAAAAGAGAAAATGAGTATTTCTTCAAATTAGTTGAAACAAAGAGTGGAAAAGATGTATATAAACCTATACATAAATTGCTAGTTAAAAAGCTAGAAGAATATAAAAAATATTTTATGAGCATGTATTCATTAGATATTAAGGACTTAGATGAAAAATATATTTTTTCAACTTCTGTTTTAGATAATTCTCCATTATCTTATCGTTCATTAAATGCAATTATACAAGATATGGGGGAATTGATAGGAAAAGATATTAGTCCTCATAATATAAGACATGCAATAGCGACAGAACTTTCACTTAGTGGAGCAGATATATTGGAAATAAGAGATTTTTTAGGACATTCTGATACAAAAGTTACAGAAGTATATATAAATGCTAGATCAATTTTAGAGAAAAAAGTTTTAGAAAAACTTCCTGAAATAAATTTAGATGAAGAATAA
- a CDS encoding toxin-antitoxin system YwqK family antitoxin — translation MKKYSFIFIIILSTLLSSCSAINEFLAASEERDAKKISHYAPVVYQRPYEETGNTALVQTFENGKQNGPFEVHYPDGKLQIKGSYKDDKKDGVWEYYREDGTLEGKVTYKNDEANGKYVAYFENGKTLYSDGTYINGKKNGIEKEYYMSGKLQSATTYKNDIPEETTMYYPSGKVYMKRNYNKTYEITYNYENGQIFLSGYVKNTSAYSEWKYYDKKGKLVIKGEYNKISKAFETVFGENLKKTLKTN, via the coding sequence ATGAAAAAGTATTCATTTATTTTTATAATTATTTTATCAACACTGTTATCTTCTTGCTCAGCTATTAATGAATTTCTAGCAGCATCAGAAGAAAGAGATGCTAAGAAAATATCCCACTATGCACCTGTTGTCTATCAAAGACCATATGAAGAAACAGGAAATACTGCCTTAGTACAAACTTTTGAAAACGGAAAACAAAACGGACCTTTTGAAGTTCATTATCCTGATGGAAAATTACAAATAAAAGGTAGCTATAAAGATGATAAAAAAGATGGTGTATGGGAATATTATCGTGAAGATGGTACATTAGAAGGAAAAGTAACTTATAAGAATGATGAAGCTAACGGAAAATATGTAGCATACTTTGAAAATGGAAAAACATTATATTCTGATGGAACTTATATTAATGGAAAGAAAAATGGAATAGAAAAAGAATACTATATGAGTGGAAAACTTCAATCAGCTACAACATATAAAAATGATATCCCTGAAGAAACTACAATGTATTATCCAAGTGGAAAAGTTTATATGAAACGAAATTATAACAAAACCTATGAAATAACTTATAATTATGAAAATGGACAAATTTTTTTAAGTGGCTATGTAAAAAATACTTCTGCTTATAGTGAATGGAAATATTATGATAAAAAAGGTAAATTAGTTATAAAAGGTGAATACAATAAAATATCAAAAGCTTTTGAAACAGTTTTTGGTGAAAATTTAAAGAAAACTTTAAAAACTAATTAA
- a CDS encoding MFS transporter yields the protein MKMISEKNKILFLLHVFVIGLIDSLLFIGIGKLLIDKLNLLIGASLLFALNEFSKILFQFIFSTIDKKFSIKKSIIISELLQSIFLIFIVIFQFYSLAALIVILIILNFLEGFFIISEFNLILKISQKEDRKKYNSYVSTTNQISGVLGFVIGGYIIFNSQYNLVFIISSILFFISAIFISLIKIEDIKLFVDTSWKKLVKKDNYYILIFTFLIATNTVILSANSILGFKLALNTREIILYQIANAIGSSLATLIIKYKSSLINKNENNSIVFGLILQGILFYLFNFVNEDKRILLFISISMISFINLSIYNTKLQDYAETKFGSKIYSLRQLSKSLFNFFGISILTYFTIQLKIDYQNILAVFVFLTVIANILLIKNNITTYIVESNK from the coding sequence ATGAAAATGATTTCAGAAAAAAATAAAATACTTTTTCTATTACATGTTTTTGTTATTGGATTAATTGATAGTTTATTATTTATTGGAATAGGTAAATTATTGATAGATAAATTAAATTTACTAATTGGAGCCAGTTTACTTTTTGCTTTAAATGAGTTTTCAAAAATCTTATTTCAATTTATTTTTTCTACTATTGATAAAAAATTTTCTATAAAAAAATCTATCATTATTTCAGAATTACTACAAAGCATATTTTTAATTTTTATTGTAATTTTTCAATTTTATTCATTGGCAGCTTTAATAGTGATATTAATTATCTTAAACTTTTTAGAAGGATTTTTTATAATTAGTGAATTTAATTTAATACTAAAAATATCTCAAAAAGAGGATAGAAAAAAATATAATTCATATGTTTCAACAACAAATCAAATTTCAGGAGTATTAGGTTTTGTTATAGGTGGATATATTATTTTTAATTCACAATATAATTTAGTCTTTATAATAAGTTCTATTTTGTTTTTTATATCAGCTATATTTATAAGTCTAATAAAAATTGAAGATATCAAACTTTTTGTTGACACTTCTTGGAAAAAACTAGTAAAGAAAGATAATTATTATATTTTAATCTTTACTTTTTTAATAGCTACAAACACAGTAATTTTATCAGCAAATTCTATATTAGGTTTTAAATTAGCTTTAAATACAAGAGAAATTATTTTATATCAAATTGCAAATGCTATTGGAAGTAGTTTAGCAACTTTAATAATTAAATATAAATCAAGTTTAATCAATAAAAATGAAAATAATTCAATTGTATTTGGACTTATATTACAAGGGATATTATTTTATTTATTTAACTTTGTAAATGAAGATAAGAGAATCCTTTTATTTATTTCTATTTCAATGATAAGTTTTATAAATCTTTCAATATACAATACAAAACTTCAAGATTATGCTGAAACTAAATTTGGAAGTAAAATATATTCATTAAGACAATTAAGTAAATCATTGTTTAATTTTTTTGGAATAAGTATTTTAACTTATTTTACTATACAATTAAAAATTGATTATCAAAATATTTTAGCTGTTTTTGTTTTTTTAACTGTAATTGCTAATATTTTATTAATAAAAAATAATATTACTACATATATTGTAGAAAGTAATAAATAG
- a CDS encoding toxin-antitoxin system YwqK family antitoxin, translated as MKKYLLGAFLVIAMNLFGAKLSEVKGLEKLKNYNEIKDIQVEKIVNHDITKSVSKKVFSAEDNKFNGVLVKTENNDIVEISFYKDGVSDGVSYSYYLNGDLKSVSTYRKGTIEGPQVLYRPNGNLESEQVFENNSLVSEKYYDKNGKITKEYHFNKLRNGILKKYYKDSEKMSSTSTVMVNKEKVDGVEKMSFVFDGETKVFRKDGSLMAILQYKDGSLQDLTQKFYYPNGKIQYYVVVAGEDIKDFKVKDRIITYYDNGKVKQDCNQQSDGSWACKNYDKNGTFLDEEIRAAEPISNGDIKFWENILNPVLDVLAN; from the coding sequence ATGAAAAAATATTTGTTAGGAGCTTTTCTAGTTATTGCTATGAATTTATTTGGTGCTAAGTTATCAGAAGTGAAAGGCTTAGAAAAATTAAAAAATTATAATGAAATTAAAGATATTCAAGTAGAAAAAATAGTTAATCATGATATAACAAAAAGTGTATCTAAAAAAGTATTTTCAGCTGAAGATAATAAATTTAATGGTGTCCTTGTAAAAACTGAAAATAATGATATAGTTGAAATTTCGTTTTATAAAGATGGAGTAAGTGATGGAGTATCTTATTCTTATTATCTAAATGGAGATTTAAAAAGTGTTTCAACATATAGAAAGGGAACAATAGAAGGTCCACAAGTTTTATATCGTCCTAATGGAAACTTAGAAAGCGAACAAGTATTTGAAAATAATTCTCTTGTAAGTGAAAAATACTATGATAAAAATGGAAAAATAACAAAAGAATATCATTTTAATAAATTAAGAAATGGAATTTTAAAGAAATATTATAAAGATAGTGAAAAAATGAGTTCAACTTCTACTGTAATGGTAAATAAAGAAAAAGTAGATGGGGTAGAAAAAATGTCTTTTGTATTTGATGGAGAAACAAAAGTATTTAGAAAAGATGGAAGTTTAATGGCTATACTTCAATATAAAGATGGTTCTCTACAAGATTTAACACAAAAATTTTATTATCCTAATGGAAAAATTCAATATTATGTTGTAGTTGCAGGTGAGGATATAAAAGATTTCAAAGTTAAAGATAGAATTATTACTTATTATGACAATGGAAAAGTTAAACAAGATTGTAATCAACAAAGTGATGGAAGTTGGGCATGTAAAAATTATGATAAGAATGGAACATTCTTAGATGAAGAAATAAGAGCTGCTGAACCGATTTCTAATGGAGATATTAAATTCTGGGAGAATATTTTAAATCCAGTTTTAGATGTATTAGCAAATTAA
- a CDS encoding DUF4037 domain-containing protein, whose amino-acid sequence MNLDKLNKQREKFQTEGNILKEIEVLREILIVTEKEYGSESDEYIKVLNELGGTLKYVGYYDEAENNLKKSLEIIKKKYGDNNLAYATSLLNLTEVYRFAQKFNLLEENYKKIVKIYQDNSADNSFSYAGLCNNFGLYYQNIGDMKSAYDLHLKSLDILKNYDSEEYLLEYAVTLSNLFNPCYQLGIKEKAVKYLYKAIDIFEKNVGTEHPLYSASLNNMAIYYYNERELDKAIEFFERAAKISKKTMGVDSDNYKNILSNIDFIKEELVKNSDSNTSQSVQNNEKNEAIEILKKEDLKNIKGLELSKKYFYNIVLPEFEKNLKDILPLCAFGLVGEGSECYGYDDELSQDHDFGPSICIWLKKDDYLKYQDRINEILKNLPKAYLGFQELKESEWGYNRRGLLNIEDFYFKFIGSTNPPQTINDWQKIPETALATVTNGEVFIDNLGEFTKIREQLLNYYPEAIRENKIATRLMNISQHGQYNYARCLRRNDLVAANQCLYLFVDEVIHLVFLLNRRYKIFYKWANRALLDLKILGSEIHKLLQDMVFAQNKIPYVKKICKVLADELRNQKLTNCESEFLGDLGVDIQKNIDDEFFKNYSPWLD is encoded by the coding sequence ATGAATTTAGATAAGTTAAATAAACAAAGAGAAAAATTTCAAACAGAAGGAAATATTTTAAAAGAAATTGAAGTATTAAGAGAAATCTTAATTGTAACTGAAAAAGAATATGGTTCAGAAAGTGATGAATATATTAAAGTTTTAAATGAATTAGGTGGAACTTTAAAATATGTTGGTTACTATGATGAGGCAGAAAATAATTTAAAAAAATCTTTGGAAATTATAAAGAAAAAATATGGAGATAATAATCTTGCTTATGCTACCAGTCTTTTAAATCTAACTGAAGTATATAGATTTGCACAAAAATTTAATTTACTTGAAGAAAATTATAAGAAGATAGTAAAAATTTATCAGGATAATTCAGCTGATAACAGTTTTTCTTATGCGGGACTATGTAATAATTTTGGTCTGTATTATCAAAATATTGGAGATATGAAATCTGCCTATGATTTACATTTGAAAAGCTTAGATATATTGAAAAATTATGATAGTGAAGAATATCTTCTTGAATATGCTGTAACATTGAGTAATCTATTTAACCCTTGTTATCAACTTGGAATTAAAGAAAAAGCAGTTAAATATCTATATAAAGCTATAGATATTTTTGAAAAGAATGTAGGAACTGAACATCCACTTTATTCAGCTTCTTTAAATAATATGGCTATATATTATTATAATGAAAGAGAATTAGACAAGGCAATAGAATTTTTTGAAAGAGCTGCTAAAATTTCCAAAAAAACTATGGGTGTTGATAGTGATAACTATAAAAATATTTTAAGTAATATAGACTTTATAAAAGAAGAATTAGTAAAAAATTCAGATAGTAATACTTCTCAAAGTGTTCAAAATAATGAAAAAAATGAAGCTATTGAAATTTTAAAAAAAGAAGATTTAAAAAATATTAAAGGCTTAGAGCTTTCTAAAAAATATTTTTACAATATAGTTCTACCAGAATTTGAAAAGAATTTAAAGGACATACTTCCCTTATGTGCTTTTGGTTTAGTTGGAGAAGGCTCAGAATGTTATGGTTATGATGATGAACTTTCACAAGACCATGATTTTGGACCATCAATTTGTATATGGCTAAAAAAAGATGACTATTTAAAATATCAAGATAGAATTAATGAAATCTTGAAAAATTTACCTAAAGCTTATTTAGGTTTTCAGGAATTGAAAGAAAGTGAATGGGGATATAATAGGCGTGGACTCTTAAATATAGAAGATTTTTATTTTAAGTTTATTGGCTCTACCAATCCTCCTCAAACTATAAATGATTGGCAAAAAATTCCAGAGACTGCTTTAGCAACAGTTACAAATGGAGAAGTATTTATAGATAATTTAGGAGAGTTTACAAAAATTCGTGAGCAATTACTAAATTATTATCCTGAAGCAATAAGAGAAAATAAAATAGCTACAAGACTTATGAATATTTCACAACATGGACAATATAACTATGCAAGATGTTTAAGAAGAAATGATTTGGTAGCTGCTAATCAATGCCTTTATCTTTTTGTTGATGAAGTAATACATCTAGTATTTTTATTGAATAGAAGATATAAAATTTTCTATAAGTGGGCAAATAGAGCTTTATTAGATTTAAAAATCTTAGGAAGTGAAATTCATAAACTTTTACAGGATATGGTATTTGCTCAAAATAAAATTCCTTATGTTAAAAAAATTTGTAAAGTTTTAGCAGATGAATTAAGAAATCAAAAATTAACTAATTGTGAGAGTGAATTTTTAGGAGATTTAGGAGTAGATATTCAAAAAAATATTGATGATGAATTTTTTAAGAATTATTCTCCTTGGTTGGACTAA
- a CDS encoding DUF4125 family protein: MEKEKLIEEILEKEWSYFSKLNNIGGRADCQDNREDFIIMRKSQWETFNEETLLSYLDDLNSKNNPLFQKYGQMMKYNSPQEYEKVKDILENPSKNKITLVEKIMSIYMEWEEEFFKKYPIFSSMGRPLYSKDDDNIETSIETYLRGELLSYSEKTLNLYLKYIIEIKEKNINLAIKNMDNLASMQGFKNSNEVEEYYRNLQKN, encoded by the coding sequence ATGGAAAAAGAAAAATTAATTGAAGAAATATTAGAAAAAGAATGGTCATATTTTTCAAAACTTAATAATATTGGTGGCAGAGCTGATTGTCAAGATAATAGAGAAGACTTTATTATAATGAGAAAATCACAATGGGAAACTTTTAATGAAGAAACTCTTTTATCTTACTTAGATGATTTAAATTCAAAAAATAATCCTCTATTTCAAAAATATGGGCAGATGATGAAGTATAATTCCCCACAAGAATATGAGAAAGTAAAAGATATTTTAGAAAATCCAAGTAAAAATAAAATAACTTTAGTAGAAAAAATTATGTCTATTTATATGGAGTGGGAAGAAGAGTTTTTCAAAAAATATCCAATATTCTCATCTATGGGCAGACCTTTGTACTCAAAAGATGATGATAATATTGAAACTTCAATAGAAACATATTTAAGAGGAGAGCTTTTATCTTATTCAGAAAAAACTCTGAACCTTTATTTGAAATATATAATTGAAATAAAAGAAAAAAATATAAATCTAGCTATCAAAAATATGGATAATTTAGCTAGTATGCAAGGTTTTAAAAATTCAAATGAGGTTGAAGAATATTATAGAAATTTACAGAAAAATTAA